The following coding sequences are from one Brienomyrus brachyistius isolate T26 chromosome 2, BBRACH_0.4, whole genome shotgun sequence window:
- the mtmr3 gene encoding myotubularin-related protein 3 isoform X3 translates to MEEEGQRSPECMQPNQIFPKKAPVLEEESLQVPFPELHGESAEYVGRAEDAIIAISPYRLHIKFKESIVNNHSSDVSVPLQLIESVECRDIFQLHIICKDCKVIRCQFSTFEQCQEWLKRLTAATQPLSRLEELFSFAFHAWCVDMYAGEKEQRGELCRPGEHVISRFKNEVERMGFDTQNVWRISEINTKYRLCSSYPQLLLVPAWITDKELENVAAFRSWKRFPAVVYRHQSTAAVIARCGQPEVSWWGWRNADDEHLVQSIAKACAMDSSFRKHLANGSCSRDYANGGDFSSDGDFDASMTNSSEVETLAIQPPKLLILDARSYAAAVANRAKGGGCECPEYYPNCEVVFMGMANIHSIRKSFQSLRLLCTQMPDPANWLSALEGTRWLQHLSLLLKAALLVVNAVDRDHRPVLVHCSDGWDRTPQIVALSKLLLDPYYRTVEGFQVLVETEWLDFGHKFADRCGHGENSVDPNERCPVFLQWLDCVHQLQRQFPCSFEFSEAFLVKLVQHTYSCLFGTFLCNSSKERDEHRIQERTCSVWSLLRPANRGFRNMLYSSHSETVLHPVCHVRNLMLWTAVYLPSSSPTTPSDDSCAPYPEDPPLGRLPKTRSFDNLTSACDVGGSLAPNRRSSDPSLNEKWQDHRRSLELNIGVGSEGGGASDLDSRTCIHAGLGPREEWSDREPGASMPSAENADGTEEARILRVTLPGEESMEEAELSVVAGVPEAQMENILQEATEEAGTEIYNNNASRESPPLEGGSVTPPNIPHGSSTTRPPATELLAKAAMPPEDKAPEAEDGEEQKDSAPKLTNGHAQVLSTGELEKLQAGVEQLEDRASLMASSTETLTEDDAARPDSQRQLPLFEVKCPPHYLRKKESIKAEAERGPTRTLNGAECPSHSALQSPKAEPLCNGVTPSDMETRVNGDRAPLSRQVSAASCGSLPPHPRGGRCPHTPLVGRAPASPEQSMRSHLDEDGLAVPVDVVQQRLRQIEAGHRLEVEILKRQVQELRSRLESQQLGGSGTGGRLNGDAGDEVTSIPDSGCNLDPNCMSRCSTEVFSEASWVRVDNQDAKVTRWYPDHLAAQCYGCESRFWLATRRHHCRNCGNVFCATCCNQKMPVPSQQLFEPSRVCKACYGNLQLLELEKPITASSN, encoded by the exons ATG GAGGAGGAGGGGCAGCGGAGTCCAGAGTGCATGCAGCCCAATCAGATCTTCCCGAAGAAGGCGCCGGtcctggaggaggagagcctgcAG GTGCCCTTCCCCGAGCTACACGGGGAGTCTGCGGAGTACGTGGGGAGAGCTGAGGACGCCATCATCGCCATATCTCCATACCGGCTGCACATCAAGTTCAAAGAGTCCATTGTGAAC AATCACTCAAGTGACGTTTCA GTCCCACTGCAGCTCATCGAGAGCGTCGAATGCCGGGATATTTTCCAGctccacatcatctgcaaggaCTGCAAAGTCATCAG gtGCCAGTTCTCCACCTTTGAGCAGTGCCAGGAGTGGCTGAAGCGGCTGACAGCCGCCACGCAGCCCCTCTCTCGCCTGGAGGAGCTCTTCTCCTTCGCCTTCCATGCCTGGTGTGTGGATATGTACGCGGGGGAGAAGGAACAGCGTGGGGAGCTCTGCAGACCTG GTGAGCATGTGATCTCACGCTTCAAAAATGAGGTGGAGCGGATGGGCTTCGACACTCAGAATGTCTGGAGGATTTCCGAAATCAACACCAAGTACAG GCTCTGCTCCAGCTACCCCCAACTCCTGCTGGTACCGGCCTGGATCACTGACAAGGAGCTGGAGAATGTGGCAGCGTTCCGGTCCTGGAAGCGATTTCCGGCTGTGGTGTACAG GCATCAGAGCACGGCTGCTGTGATCGCCCGCTGCGGTCAGCCAGAGGTCAGCTGGTGGGGTTGGCGTAACGCGGACGACGAGCACCTGGTGCAATCCATCGCCAAGGCATGCGCTATGGACAGCAGCTTCCGGAAGCACCTGGCCAATGGCTCCTGCTCTCGTGACTACGCCAACGGTGGTGACTTCTCCTCCGATGGAGATTTTG ATGCCTCCATGACCAACAGCTCGGAGGTGGAGACCTTAGCCATCCAGCCCCCGAAGTTGCTCATTCTGGATGCCAGGTCATACGCAGCTGCCGTGGCCAACCGGGCCAAAGGGGGGGGCTGCGAGTGCCCAG AGTACTATCCAAACTGCGAGGTGGTCTTCATGGGCATGGCCAACATCCACTCCATCCGCAAGAGCTTCCAGTCGCTGCGCTTACTCTGCACGCAAATGCCCGACCCGGCCAA CTGGCTCTCAGCGCTTGAGGGCACCCGCTGGCTGCAGCACCTGTCACTCCTCCTCAAGGCCGCCCTGTTGGTGGTGAATGCCGTGGACCGGGACCACCGGCCCGTGTTGGTGCACTGCTCTGATGGCTGGGACCGCACTCCTCAGATCGTGGCGCTGTCCAAACTGCTGTTGGACCCCTACTACCGGACTGTGGAG GGCTTCCAGGTCCTGGTGGAGACCGAGTGGCTCGATTTCGGGCACAAGTTTGCCGACCGCTGTGGGCATGGAGAGAACTCCGTGGACCCAAACGAGCGTTGCCCCGTCTTCCTGCAGTGGCTAGACTGCGTGCATCAGCTGCAAAGGCAGTTTCCCTGCTCCTTCGAGTTCAGCGAGGCCTTCCTG GTGAAGCTGGTGCAGCACACATACTCCTGCCTGTTTGGCACCTTCCTGTGTAACAGCAGCAAGGAGCGGGATGAGCATCGCATCCAGGAACGCACCTGCTCCGTCTGGTCACTGCTGCGGCCCGCCAACCGCGGCTTCCGGAACATGCTGTACTCCTCCCACTCCGAGACG GTACTGCACCCCGTGTGCCACGTACGTAACCTGATGCTCTGGACCGCCGTGTACCTGCCCAGCTCATCTCCCACCACACCTTCCGACGACTCCTGTGCCCCTTACCCCGAGGACCCACCCCTGGGCAG ACTTCCAAAGACACGATCATTTGACAATCTGACCAGTGCCTGTGATGTGGGGGGGTCTTTAGCCCCAAACCGGCGATCCAGTGACCCCAGCCTGAACGAGAAATGGCAAGACCACCGGCGTTCCCTGGAGCTCAACATCGGGGTTGGCTCtgaagggggcggggcttcGGACCTGGACAGCAGGACCTGTATCCATGCAGGGTTGGGTCCCAGAGAAGAGTGGTCTGACAGAGAGCCGGGGGCCAGTATGCCCTCTGCAGAGAACGCAGACGGGACAGAGGAGGCCAGGATCCTGAGGGTGACGCTGCCTGGGGAGGAGAGCATGGAGGAGGCTGAGCTCTCCGTAGTGGCTGGTGTCCCTGAGGCACAGATGGAGAATATCCTGCAGGAGGCCACCGAGGAGGCAGGGACAGAGATCTACAACAACAATGCCAGCCGGGAAAGTCCTCCCCTAGAAGGGGGCTCTGTCACTCCCCCGAATATCCCACATGGCTCTTCTACGACCCGACCCCCTGCCACGGAACTGCTTGCCAAGGCAGCCATGCCACCAGAGGACAAGGCACCAGAGGCTGAGGATGGAGAAGAGCAGAAGGACTCCGCCCCTAAGTTGACCAACGGCCACGCCCAGGTCCTCTCCACGGGAGAGCTGGAGAAGTTGCAGGCTGGTGTGGAGCAGCTGGAGGACAGGGCCTCACTCATGGCGAGTTCCACGGAGACTCTGACCGAGGACGATGCTGCCCGGCCCGATAGCCAAAGGCAGCTCCCGCTCTTCGAGGTGAAGTGTCCACCCCACTACCTCAGGAAAAAGGAGTCCATCAAGGCAGAGGCTGAGCGAGGTCCCACCAGGACTTTGAACGGGGCCGAGTGCCCCTCCCACAGTGCCTTGCAATCCCCGAAAGCAGAACCCCTATGCAATGGGGTGACACCCTCTGACATGGAGACCCGGGTCAACGGGGATCGTGCCCCTCTGAGTCGACAGGTCTCAGCAGCCAGCTGTGGATCgctccccccacacccccggggGGGGCGCTGCCCCCATACCCCGCTAGTGGGCCGTGCCCCTGCCAGCCCTGAGCAGTCCATGCGCAGCCACCTGGACGAGGACGGGCTGGCGGTGCCGGTGGACGTGGTGCAGCAGCGGCTGCGGCAGATCGAGGCTGGACACCGGTTGGAGGTGGAGATCCTCAAGAGGCAGGTGCAGGAGCTGCGCAGTCGCCTGGAGAGCCAGCAGCTGGGAGGCAGCGGTACTGGGGGACGCCTCAATGGGGACGCCGGAGACGAAGTg ACCTCCATTCCGGACTCTGGGTGCAACCTGGACCCGAACTGCATGTCCCGCTGCAGCACAGAAGTCTTCTCCGAGGCCAGCTGGGTGCGAGTGGACAACCAGGATGCCAAG GTGACCCGGTGGTATCCGGATCACTTGGCAGCCCAGTGTTATGGGTGCGAGAGCAGGTTCTGGCTGGCCACCCGGAGGCACCACTGCAG GAACTgtgggaatgtgttttgtgcTACCTGCTGCAACCAGAAGATGCCAGTGCCGAGCCAGCAGCTGTTTGAGCCGAGCCGCGTCTGCAAGGCCTGCTatggcaacctgcagctcctggaGCTGGAAAAGCCCATCACTGCAAGCTCTAATTAA